From one Sardina pilchardus chromosome 6, fSarPil1.1, whole genome shotgun sequence genomic stretch:
- the LOC134082082 gene encoding C-type lectin domain family 4 member E-like isoform X2, with protein MSEYNTLLTRYENASAANQHLHVEMSQLQQEKKSLKMERDHLNQTLEVIFQFSVFPVDDYCPVTDHAAQDRKCSGHCQKGWVYYQSSCYLFLYYQSYLNWKNWAEGDADCTARGSHLVTIDTADEQAFINNHTKYYYDEWHGYFIGLSNIQDKWQWVNGSELKGGYWTTGRPIIQYGSCVASMPSTDPMKSWKNVECYMKNRWICEMEAAIWPN; from the exons ATGTCTGAATATAACACACTCTTG ACCCGATATGAAAACGCAAGCGCTGCAAACCAGCATCTGCATGTAGAAATGTCTCAACTACAGCAGGAGAAGAAATCACTGAAGATGGAACGAGACCATCTCAATCAAACCCTTGAGGTCATTTTCCAGTTCAGTGTCTTTCCAGTCGATGATTACTGTCCTGTCACAGATCATGCAGCACAAG ACAGGAAGTGTAGTGGACATTGCCAGAAAGGATGGGTATACTACCAATCAAGTTGTTACCTTTTCCTCTACTATCAATCATACTTGAATTGGAAAAACTGGGCAGAAGGTGACGCTGACTGCACTGCCAGGGGCTCCCATCTGGTGACCATAGACACAGCAGATGAACAG GCATTCATCAACAATCACACAAAGTACTACTATGATGAATGGCATGGATACTTCATTGGATTGAGCAATATCCAAGACAAGTGGCAGTGGGTGAATGGGAGTGAACTCAAGGGAGG GTACTGGACTACCGGTAGGCCTATTATACAGTATGGAAGTTGTGTGGCATCAATGCCGAGCACTGATCCTATGAAGAGCTGGAAGAATGTAGAGTGTTACATGAAAAACAGATGGATCTGTGAAATGGAAGCTGCTATATGGCCTAACTGA
- the LOC134082082 gene encoding C-type lectin domain family 4 member A-like isoform X1, with product MSEYNTLLVRELHQLKGNHSSLMTEFTLVQMHYANLSNSNEMLQTRYENASAANQHLHVEMSQLQQEKKSLKMERDHLNQTLEVIFQFSVFPVDDYCPVTDHAAQDRKCSGHCQKGWVYYQSSCYLFLYYQSYLNWKNWAEGDADCTARGSHLVTIDTADEQAFINNHTKYYYDEWHGYFIGLSNIQDKWQWVNGSELKGGYWTTGRPIIQYGSCVASMPSTDPMKSWKNVECYMKNRWICEMEAAIWPN from the exons ATGTCTGAATATAACACACTCTTGGTGAGAGAGCTGCATCAGCTCAAAGGCAATCACTCCTCCTTAATGACCGAGTTTACACTTGTACAAATGCACTATGCCAACCTGAGCAACTCCAATGAAATGTTACAGACCCGATATGAAAACGCAAGCGCTGCAAACCAGCATCTGCATGTAGAAATGTCTCAACTACAGCAGGAGAAGAAATCACTGAAGATGGAACGAGACCATCTCAATCAAACCCTTGAGGTCATTTTCCAGTTCAGTGTCTTTCCAGTCGATGATTACTGTCCTGTCACAGATCATGCAGCACAAG ACAGGAAGTGTAGTGGACATTGCCAGAAAGGATGGGTATACTACCAATCAAGTTGTTACCTTTTCCTCTACTATCAATCATACTTGAATTGGAAAAACTGGGCAGAAGGTGACGCTGACTGCACTGCCAGGGGCTCCCATCTGGTGACCATAGACACAGCAGATGAACAG GCATTCATCAACAATCACACAAAGTACTACTATGATGAATGGCATGGATACTTCATTGGATTGAGCAATATCCAAGACAAGTGGCAGTGGGTGAATGGGAGTGAACTCAAGGGAGG GTACTGGACTACCGGTAGGCCTATTATACAGTATGGAAGTTGTGTGGCATCAATGCCGAGCACTGATCCTATGAAGAGCTGGAAGAATGTAGAGTGTTACATGAAAAACAGATGGATCTGTGAAATGGAAGCTGCTATATGGCCTAACTGA
- the LOC134082083 gene encoding asialoglycoprotein receptor 2-like isoform X1 → MMEEEGYSSVLFIKSEEAKPRADDQSRPGPHRYGCAVVVLGLLTALLLSALVTLLVYYQGYVSEYSTLLARYDNASAANQDLQKERNTLMMERDHLNQTLEVIFQFRDFPVDHFCPVSDHVAQERKCGGYCTKGWMYYQSSCYQFINTEWQRESWEFSQADCEMKRAHLVTIDTVEEQAFIYNHTYEYYYEQYGYWIGLRKIQDKWQWLNGSELTGGHWIRTEEEEGDGCVLSMPNTDPLKSWQDSSCHLLNRWICEKEAAKWPGKNDL, encoded by the exons ATGATGGAAGAGGAGGGTTATTCCAGTGTGCTCTTCATCAAATCTGAAGAAGCCAAACCAAGAG CAGATGACCAATCTCGGCCTGGTCCTCACCGATAtggctgtgctgtggtggtCCTTGGCCTGCtgactgctctcctcctctctgccctggTGACATTACTTGTTTACT ATCAGGGATACGTGTCTGAATATAGCACACTCTTG GCTCGTTATGACAACGCGAGTGCTGCAAACCAGGATCTGCAGAAGGAGAGGAACACGCTGATGATGGAACGAGACCATCTCAATCAGACCCTTGAGGTCATTTTCCAGTTCAGAGATTTTCCAGTTGACCATTTCTGTCCAGTCTCAGATCATGTAGCACAAG AGAGGAAGTGCGGTGGATACTGCACAAAAGGATGGATGTACTATCAATCAAGCTGTTACCAATTCATCAACACTGAATGGCAGCGGGAAAGCTGGGAGTTCAGTCAAGCTGACTGTGAAATGAAGAGGGCCCATCTGGTAACCATAGACACAGTAGAGGAACAA GCATTCATCTACAATCACACATATGAGTATTACTATGAGCAATATGGATACTGGATTGGACTGAGGAAAATTCAAGACAAATGGCAGTGGCTGAATGGCAGTGAACTCACTGGAGG CCACTGGATTCGtacagaggaagaagagggcgATGGTTGTGTCCTATCAATGCCTAACACTGACCCTTTGAAGAGCTGGCAGGACAGCTCATGTCATTTGCTAAACAGAtggatctgtgaaaaagaagctgCTAAATGGCCTGGCAAAAATGATTTGTAG
- the LOC134082083 gene encoding asialoglycoprotein receptor 2-like isoform X2 → MMEEEGYSSVLFIKSEEAKPRDDQSRPGPHRYGCAVVVLGLLTALLLSALVTLLVYYQGYVSEYSTLLARYDNASAANQDLQKERNTLMMERDHLNQTLEVIFQFRDFPVDHFCPVSDHVAQERKCGGYCTKGWMYYQSSCYQFINTEWQRESWEFSQADCEMKRAHLVTIDTVEEQAFIYNHTYEYYYEQYGYWIGLRKIQDKWQWLNGSELTGGHWIRTEEEEGDGCVLSMPNTDPLKSWQDSSCHLLNRWICEKEAAKWPGKNDL, encoded by the exons ATGATGGAAGAGGAGGGTTATTCCAGTGTGCTCTTCATCAAATCTGAAGAAGCCAAACCAAGAG ATGACCAATCTCGGCCTGGTCCTCACCGATAtggctgtgctgtggtggtCCTTGGCCTGCtgactgctctcctcctctctgccctggTGACATTACTTGTTTACT ATCAGGGATACGTGTCTGAATATAGCACACTCTTG GCTCGTTATGACAACGCGAGTGCTGCAAACCAGGATCTGCAGAAGGAGAGGAACACGCTGATGATGGAACGAGACCATCTCAATCAGACCCTTGAGGTCATTTTCCAGTTCAGAGATTTTCCAGTTGACCATTTCTGTCCAGTCTCAGATCATGTAGCACAAG AGAGGAAGTGCGGTGGATACTGCACAAAAGGATGGATGTACTATCAATCAAGCTGTTACCAATTCATCAACACTGAATGGCAGCGGGAAAGCTGGGAGTTCAGTCAAGCTGACTGTGAAATGAAGAGGGCCCATCTGGTAACCATAGACACAGTAGAGGAACAA GCATTCATCTACAATCACACATATGAGTATTACTATGAGCAATATGGATACTGGATTGGACTGAGGAAAATTCAAGACAAATGGCAGTGGCTGAATGGCAGTGAACTCACTGGAGG CCACTGGATTCGtacagaggaagaagagggcgATGGTTGTGTCCTATCAATGCCTAACACTGACCCTTTGAAGAGCTGGCAGGACAGCTCATGTCATTTGCTAAACAGAtggatctgtgaaaaagaagctgCTAAATGGCCTGGCAAAAATGATTTGTAG